A single Argentina anserina chromosome 7, drPotAnse1.1, whole genome shotgun sequence DNA region contains:
- the LOC126801902 gene encoding mediator of RNA polymerase II transcription subunit 12 isoform X2, protein MQRYHATGCTSAVNNNTIGGGSGRDSARAESATLPTHLPINSRLGPPDFHPQTPNCPEETLNREYVQSGYKETVDGIEESKEISLSQAQDFSKPVVFKCREAIKRRLRAINDSRAQKRKAGQVYGVPLAEPLLTKPGAFPEQRQCGEDLRKKWVEGLSQQHKRLRSLVDHVPLGYRKRSLFEVLIRNNVPLLRATWFVKVTYLNQIRPGSSGISSGIPDKTQFSRTELWTKDVIEYLQHLLDEFFSRSNSLSGSHNRDRSQHMLYSGSVSQRSDPASSVLDGEEPSLHFKWWYVVRLLQWHHAEGLLLPTLVIEWVLRQLQEKELLEIVQLLLPIIYGVLETVVLSQTYVRNLVGTAVRFIREPSQGGSDLVDNSRRAYTVSALVEMLRYLILSVPDSFVALDCFPLPACVVAYVVNDGSLPKMSDDVRKIKTGSAEVASVFRSKAFDAQYQSLAFDQVVSSIQKRAANLEKATSPSYPGHSIAKAVQALDKSLAQGDVHGAFRFLFEDPCDGIINESWVAEVSPPLRTSLKWIGTVNLSFVCSVFFLCEWATCDFRDFRTAPSCELKFTGRKDFSQVHIATRLLLLKIRDLQSSPQHKHDNPAIGSIQQINYPVRSSMESKNKSSVHQRSVKSSNIFESPGPLHDVIVCWIDQHVVGKGEGFKRLQFLVVELIRSGIFYPHAYVRQLIVSGIMDINGPVLESDRRKRHYQILKMLPGLFMHDALEEAGIAEGPKLLEAFSSYSNERRLILHGFLGDQKNNLSMKSALKRKNNVIPGKDGGLPVSADQWKTVEFSSNILSGKSGRRGKSDADVEGLKEAISQLLQLPYSSTPPTDTGLEESQGSLKRPFGSISTKMDLGEGTPGCEECRRAKRQKVSDERSSYIQGNSPIPSDDEDTWWMRKRPKSSEPLKVDPPVKLTKQVSRNRQKIVRKTQSLAQLAAARIEGSQGASTSHVCNNKISCPHHRSGIEGETPKPTDTTKMNHAGDIVSIGKALKRLRFAEKRTITVWLVTIIRQLVEETEKTIAKVGQFGRNFTTVDDRSSVRWKLGEDELSAALFLMDVSDDLVSAVKFLLWLLPKVVTSPNSTIHSSRNIPLLPRNVEGQACKVGESFLISSLRRYENIILATDLIPEVLSATMQRVSAVVASNGRVSGSAALVYSRYLLKRYGYVASVIEWEKSFKLSCDKRLYSELESGQSVDGELGFPLGVPSGVEDLDDYFRQKISGVRLSRVGFNMREIVQKNMNVDEAFHYFSSKERKLFAGSTPKAPGVEQWDDGYQVAHKIITELMDCIRQTGGAAQEGDPTLVSSAVSAIIGNVGLILAKVPDFRAGGHPSASDSLHFARRILRIHISCLFLLKEALGERQTRVFEVALATEACSALAGVFSPGKGSRNQSPESYDSTTNEGLNSSLKVVIGRATKAAAAVSALIIGAVINGITSLERLVTVFRFKEKLDIIQFVRNSRSNSNGNARSSGALKGDNSLEAYVHWFRLLVGNCRTVSDGMVVELLGEPSIIALFRMQRMLPLRLVFPPAYAIFAFVIWRPFLLNTSLAVREDVNQLYQSLATGIGDVIKHLPFREVCLRDSQGFYDLVAADGSDAEFAAMLELSGSDIHLKSMAFVPLRARLFLNAILDCKMPNSLFTQGEGNQVSGQLESKVHYSERETKLVDKLVHILDTLQPAKFHWQWVELRLLLNEQALVEKLETQDMSLVDAIRSSSPSPEKAAASENEKYFIEIILTRLLVRPDAAALFSDVVHLFGRSLADSMLLQVKWFLGGADVLYGRKTIRQRLINIAESKGLSTKTHFWKPWGWFTSESDLINRGDKKKFEATSLEEGEMVEEGTESKRHGKGSNQIYDNEGHSVSQQHVTERALIELLLPCIDQSSDDSRNTFANDLIKQLSSIEQQISAVTRGTSKQAGQTPSGIEGPTGKGNNRKGIRGGSPGLARRAAGAADAALPSPAALRASMSLRLQLLLRLLPIIYADREPSTRNMRHGLASVILRLLGNRVVHEDATPSFTPLQSSLSKRESDSSTDAASTAFTDLSSKNLFDELLLVLHGLLSSCQPSWLRSSKPTKESGKGFVAFDRELAENLQNDLDHMQLPDSVRWRIQTAMPVIVPSIRCFVSCQPSQVPSTALSVLQPSRSNSGIYSGNLNPPQKNQIPLARTVNSVTGKSKPLPSQDNDIDPWTLLEDGAGSGPSSCNSALIGNADHGNLLASSWLKGAVRVRRKDLTYIGVVDDDS, encoded by the exons atgcaaaggTATCATGCCACCGGCTGCACTAGTGCAGTTAATAACAACACAATAGGTGGGGGGTCCGGAAGGGATTCTGCCCGAGCTGAATCAGCTACGCTGCCAACTCACTTGCCTATAAATTCTAG ACTTGGGCCACCTGACTTTCATCCCCAAACCCCAAATTGCCCAGAGGAGACACTTAACAGGGAATATGTCCAATCTGGATACAAGGAGACTGTTGATGGAATTGAG GAGTCTAAAGAAATATCACTTAGTCAGGCCCAAGATTTCAGCAAGCCTGTTGTCTTCAAGTGTAGAGAG GCAATCAAAAGGCGTCTTAGGGCCATCAATGACTCTCGTGCTCAAAAGAGGAAG GCTGGTCAAGTATATGGTGTTCCTCTTGCCGAACCACTATTAACAAAGCCTGGTGCTTTTCCGGAACAAAGGCAATGTGGCGAAGACTTACGAAAAAAATGGGTTGAG GGTTTATCACAACAACACAAGCGTTTGCGTTCATTGGTGGATCATGTTCCTCTTGGGTATAGGAAAAGGTCTTTGTTTGAAGTTCTGATAAGGAATAATGTGCCGTTGCTGAGAGCAACTTGGTTTGTCAAAGTAACTTATCTTAATCAG ATTCGGCCAGGTTCTTCCGGTATATCTTCTGGGATACCTGATAAAACTCAGTTTTCTCGCACAGAGCTCTGGACCAAAGATGTCATTGAATACTTGCAGCATCTTCTTGACGAATTCTTCTCAAGAAGCAATTCACTCTCTGGTTCACACAACAGAGATCGATCACAACACATGCTTTATTCTGGGTCAGTATCACAACGGAGTGATCCAGCATCATCCGTCCTTGATGGTGAGGAACCTTCCCTACATTTCAAGTGGTGGTATGTGGTGCGACTCCTGCAATGGCATCATGCTGAAGGGTTGCTTCTTCCTACTCTTGTCATTGAATGGGTATTACGTCAACTGCAG GAGAAGGAATTGCTCGAGATTGTGCAGTTACTTTTGCCTATTATATATGGTGTTTTGGAGACTGTTGTATTATCTCAAACTTATGTGCGGAATCTCGTCGGGACAGCAGTTCGTTTCATACGTGAACCTTCTCAAGGTGGATCCGATCTTGTCGATAACTCTAGAAGGGCATACACAGTGTCTGCTCTAGTGGAGATGCTTCGTTATTTAATACTCTCTGTACCCGACTCATTTGTAGCTTTGGATTGCTTTCCTCTACCAGCTTGTGTAGTCGCTTATGTCGTAAATGACGGAAGTTTACCAAAGATGTCTGACGATGTGAGAAAGATTAAAACTGGGTCTGCAGAAGTTGCTTCTGTGTTCAGAAGTAAAGCTTTTGATGCTCAATATCAATCTTTGGCCTTTGATCAGGTTGTTTCATCCATTCAGAAGCGTGCTGCCAATCTTGAAAAGGCTACAAGCCCTAGCTATCCAGGCCATAGTATTGCCAAAGCTGTACAGGCCCTAGATAAGTCTCTTGCACAGGGGGATGTTCATGGGGCATTTAGATTTCTGTTTGAAGATCCTTGCGATGGAATCATAAATGAAAGTTGGGTTGCAGAAGTTAGTCCTCCCTTAAGAACATCATTGAAATGGATTGGGACTGTGAACTTGTCATTTGTTTGTTCAGTGTTTTTCCTTTGTGAATGGGCAACCTGTGATTTCAGGGACTTTCGAACTGCTCCATCTTGTGAGTTGAAATTTACTGGCAGAAAAGATTTTTCTCAGGTACACATTGCCACACGGCTTTTGTTGCTAAAGATCCGAGACTTACAAAGTTCACCCCAGCATAAGCATGACAACCCTGCGATAGGTTCCATTCAGCAGATTAATTACCCAGTCAGAAGTTCCATGGAATCTAAAAATAAGTCTAGTGTGCACCAAAGAAGTGTGAAATCATCAAACATATTTGAGAGCCCTGGCCCTTTACATGATGTCATAGTTTGTTGGATTGATCAACATGTTGTTGGCAAAGGAGAAGGTTTCAAGCGACTGCAATTTCTTGTGGTTGAACTCATACGCTCTGGAATATTTTACCCCCATGCTTATGTTAGACAGCTTATAGTTAGTGGCATTATGGATATTAATGGGCCAGTGCTTGAATCAGACAGAAGGAAGAGGCATTATCAGATATTAAAGATGTTGCCTGGGCTTTTTATGCATGATGCTCTGGAAGAAGCAGGGATTGCTGAAGGCCCAAAACTTTTAGAGGCTTTCAGTTCTTACTCAAATGAGCGCCGCCTGATACTTCATGGATTCCTTGGTgatcaaaaaaataatttgagTATGAAGTCAGCTCTGAAGCGTAAGAATAATGTTATCCCCGGAAAGGATGGTGGTTTGCCAGTTTCTGCTGATCAGTGGAAGACTGTTGAGTTCTCATCTAACATATTGTCTGGGAAAAGTGGCAGGAGGGGCAAAAGTGATGCTGATGTTGAAGGACTAAAGGAAGCAATCTCACAACTGTTACAACTGCCATATAGTTCCACCCCACCAACAGATACAGGACTTGAAGAATCCCAAGGGAGTCTGAAAAGGCCTTTTGGGTCGATCTCTACCAAGATGGATCTTGGAGAAGGCACCCCTGGGTGTGAAGAATGCAGAAGAGCAAAGAGGCAAAAAGTTAGTGATGAAAGGAGCTCATATATCCAAGGAAATTCTCCAATTCCTTCAGACGATGAAGATACCTGGTGGATGAGGAAGAGACCTAAATCCTCTGAGCCGTTAAAGGTTGATCCGCCAGTAAAGTTAACTAAGCAGGTATCTAGGAATCGGCAGAAGATAGTTCGCAAAACTCAAAGTCTTGCTCAATTAGCAGCTGCTAGGATTGAGGGGAGCCAGGGAGCTTCGACAAGTCATGTCTGCAACAATAAGATTAGTTGTCCTCATCATAGATCTGGAATAGAGGGAGAAACTCCGAAACCTACTGATACCACCAAAATGAACCATGCTGGAGATATTGTTTCGATTGGAAAAGCTTTGAAGCGGCTGCGATTTGCTGAGAAGAGGACTATTACTGTTTGGTTAGTAACTATCATCAGGCAGCTTGTGGAAGAGACTGAAAAGACAATTGCTAAGGTTGGCCAGTTCGGTAGAAATTTCACAACAGTTGATGATAGGAGCTCCGTACGGTGGAAGCTTGGCGAGGATGAACTTTCTGCTGCACTGTTTTTGATGGATGTTTCAGATGATTTAGTTTCAGCAGTGAAGTTTCTCCTTTGGCTGCTGCCAAAGGTTGTTACTAGCCCAAATTCTACTATCCATAGTAGCAGAAACATTCCATTGCTGCCAAGAAATGTTGAAGGTCAAGCGTGCAAAGTTGGGGAGTCTTTTCTAATCTCATCCCTCCGAAG GTATGAGAACATCATTCTTGCAACGGATCTCATTCCAGAAGTCTTATCAGCAACAATGCAACGTGTTTCAGCAGTAGTGGCATCTAATGGAAGAGTTTCAGGTTCCGCTGCCTTAGTTTACAGTCGGTATCTGTTGAAGCGGTATGGCTATGTGGCTAGTGTGATCGAATGGGAGAAGAGTTTCAAGCTATCATGTGATAAGAGGCTTTATTCTGAACTTGAGTCTGGGCAATCAGTGGATGGAGAGTTAGGGTTTCCGCTTGGTGTTCCATCAGGCGTCGAAGATCTGGATGATTATTTTCGCCAAAAGATTAGTGGTGTCCGGTTATCTCGGGTGGGTTTCAACATGAGAGAGATTGTCCAGAAAAATATGAATGTTGACGAAGCCTTTCACTATTTTTCCAGCAAGGAGAGAAAACTCTTCGCTGGCAGCACTCCTAAGGCCCCTGGAGTGGAACAATGGGATGATGGGTATCAGGTAGctcataaaataataactGAATTGATGGACTGCATTCGCCAGACTGGTGGTGCTGCTCAAGAAGGCGATCCAACTTTGGTGTCATCTGCTGTTTCTGCTATTATCGGTAATGTCGGGCTTATTCTAGCGAAGGTTCCTGATTTTAGAGCAGGGGGCCATCCATCTGCCTCTGATTCCTTACACTTTGCTAGACGTATTCTGCGCATCCATATAAGTTGTCTGTTTCTTCTCAAGGAAGCTCTTGGAGAGCGTCAAACTCGTGTATTTGAGGTAGCTCTTGCAACAGAAGCTTGCTCTGCTCTTGCTGGGGTTTTCTCCCCTGGAAAGGGCTCTCGAAATCAGTCTCCTGAATCTTATGATTCCACTACCAACGAAGGTTTGAACAGTTCTTTGAAAGTAGTGATTGGGAGAGCAACAAAAGCTGCAGCTGCTGTTTCGGCTCTAATCATTGGGGCAGTTATTAATGGGATTACTAGCCTGGAGAGATTGGTTACTGTTTTCAGGTTTAAGGAAAAGTTGGATATAATTCAGTTTGTGAGGAATAGTAGATCCAACTCAAATGGTAATGCTCGTTCTTCCGGGGCACTTAAGGGTGATAATTCACTTGAAGCTTATGTTCATTGGTTTAGATTGCTTGTCGGAAACTGCAGGACTGTTTCTGATGGAATGGTTGTGGAACTCTTGGGTGAACCATCCATAATAGCTCTTTTCAGGATGCAGAGGATGCTTCCTCTCCGTTTAGTTTTTCCACCTGCTTATGCAATATTTGCCTTTGTTATCTGGCGGCCATTCCTTCTGAACACGAGCCTAGCGGTTCGTGAGGATGTTAATCAGTTGTATCAGTCTTTAGCAACTGGTATAGGTGATGTTATTAAGCATTTGCCGTTTCGTGAGGTCTGTCTAAGAGATAGTCAGGGTTTCTATGATCTAGTAGCAGCAGATGGCAGTGATGCAGAATTTGCAGCCATGCTGGAGTTGAGCGGTTCAGACATTCATTTGAAATCCATGGCTTTTGTTCCATTACGTGCAAGGCTTTTTCTGAATGCCATTCTTGATTGTAAGATGCCAAACTCTTTATTTACTCAGGGCGAAGGAAATCAGGTATCTGGACAGCTGGAATCTAAAGTTCACTATTCAGAGCGCGAAACAAAGCTTGTAGATAAGCTTGTACATATTTTGGATACCCTTCAACCTGCAAAATTTCATTGGCAGTGGGTAGAGCTCAGGCTCCTTTTGAATGAACAAGCCCTCGTTGAAAAACTAGAGACACAGGATATGTCTTTAGTGGATGCCATCCGTTCATCTTCACCTAGTCCAGAAAAGGCTGCTGCCTCTGAAAATGAGAAATATTTCATTGAAATCATTCTCACAAGATTATTGGTTAGACCTGATGCTGCAGCCCTTTTTTCAGATGTGGTTCATCTCTTTGGGAGGTCACTAGCCGATTCTATGTTGTTGCAGGTGAAATGGTTCCTTGGTGGCGCAGATGTTCTTTATGGACGAAAAACTATAAGACAACGGCTTATAAATATTGCTGAGAGTAAAGGGCTCTCAACTAAGACCCACTTTTGGAAACCTTGGGGCTGGTTTACTTCTGAATCTGATCTCATAAATAGGGGAGATAAGAAGAAGTTTGAAGCCACCTCCCTTGAAGAGGGTGAGATGGTTGAAGAGGGGACAGAGTCAAAAAGGCACGGGAAAGGGTCCAATCAAATATATGACAATGAAGGCCACAGTGTCTCCCAGCAGCATGTAACAGAGAGGGCTCTCATTGAGTTACTTCTTCCCTGCATAGATCAAAGTTCTGATGACTCACGAAATACTTTTGCAAATGATCTGATCAAGCAGTTAAGTAGTATTGAGCAACAAATTAGTGCAGTGACCCGTGGGACAAGCAAGCAAGCAGGACAAACGCCTTCTGGAATTGAAGGTCCAACAGGCAAAGGAAATAACCGCAAAGGAATACGAGGTGGCAGTCCTGGATTAGCTAGACGTGCAGCAGGAGCAGCAGATGCTGCTCTACCGTCCCCTGCAGCTTTGCGTGCTTCTATGTCATTGAGATTGCAGTTACTCTTGAGATTGCTTCCAATCATCTATGCAGATAG GGAGCCATCAACAAGGAACATGAGGCATGGGCTTGCCTCCGTTATTTTACGCCTTCTAGGAAACAGAGTTGTGCATGAGGATGCAACCCCATCCTTCACTCCCTTGCAGAGTTCTTTATCCAAGAGGGAGTCTGATTCTTCAACAGATGCTGCCTCTACTGCTTTCACAGACTTGTCGAGCAAAAATCTCTTTGATGAGTTATTGTTGGTTTTGCATGGGCTATTAAGTAGTTGCCAGCCAAGTTGGTTGAGGTCTAGTAAGCCAACAAAAGAAAGTGGGAAAGGTTTTGTGGCATTTGATCGTGAACTGGCAGAGAATTTGCAG AATGACTTGGATCATATGCAGCTGCCTGACTCTGTTAGGTGGCGTATTCAAACTGCAATGCCAGTAATAGTTCCTTCGATTCGGTGCTTTGTGTCATGCCAGCCATCACAAGTTCCAAGCACGGCTTTGTCTGTTCTTCAGCCCAGCAGATCAAATTCTGGGATTTACTCTGGAAACTTGAACCCACCTCAGAAAAATCAGATTCCTCTGGCACGAACAGTAAATAGTGTAACGGGGAAGTCGAAACCATTGCCATCCCAGGATAATGATATTGACCCTTGGACACTCCTGGAAGATGGTGCAGGATCCGGCCCGAGCTCATGCAATAGTGCTTTGATAGGCAATGCAGATCATGGAAATCTTCTTGCATCTAGCTGGCTCAAGGGGGCTGTAAGAGTAAGACGGAAGGATCTTACATACATTGGTGTTGTGGATGATGACAGCTGA